The DNA window AGTACTTTTGGCTAATGAACTTCCCAATTTCTGTTCTTCTATTTGGCATCACCCGCGACCTGACCGGGCAGTCTTCCCTGTCTTTACCTTTGGCTGAAGGCGCTCAGGTCAGTGATCTGCTACAGGTACTGACTGACCAATTCCCCGATCTGGGGCGGATACGGTCGTTGATGGTAGCGGTCAATGGTGAATACGCGGAGCCAAATCAGGTGTTGTCGGTAACCGATGAGGTAGCACTCATCCCACCAGTTAGTGGCGGTTAGTCGTCAGACAGCCCATCTATCAATGCCATTCCCTTTCCATTATGATTAGTATTACCAGCGACCCCATCGATATTTCGTCGGCTCTCACCCTATTGCAATC is part of the Spirosoma rhododendri genome and encodes:
- a CDS encoding MoaD/ThiS family protein is translated as MNFPISVLLFGITRDLTGQSSLSLPLAEGAQVSDLLQVLTDQFPDLGRIRSLMVAVNGEYAEPNQVLSVTDEVALIPPVSGG